The Malus domestica chromosome 13, GDT2T_hap1 genome includes a window with the following:
- the LOC103451528 gene encoding MACPF domain-containing protein At1g14780 isoform X2 translates to MSGDDHSMIVERALNSLGKGFDLTSDFRLKYCKGGKQRLVVLNDTDKRELTVPGFRTIQNVSVDIKCDKGDRTRYQSDILTFNQMSEFFNQRSSVPGKIPSGLFNAMFGFDSGSWAKDAANIKHLALDGYYIIFFNVHIDRYPLVLADEVRESVPSTWDPPALARFIEKYGTHIVVGLSVGGEDVVLVKQDKSSNMQPSDLKNHLNELGDQQFTGACSFSPSHSKSKDQKHKGISVIFYKKGGDLLASSHYEWLLTAPSMPDAIQFSFIPITSLLKDVPGKGFLSHAINLYLRYKPPIDDLQYFLDFQTHKLWAPVLNGLALGPASNRKTRSPAIHVNRMGPKLYVNSAQVRVAFRPVTGMRLYLEGRKANRLAVHLQHLSNTPFMLQNKIDDTPTWRGSDEIADDRYFEAINRKKISHVCTVPVKYDPKWMSSKKDASFIVSGVQLVVKKHDTKNVLHLRLLFSKVSDHFVVQSNWTEPPSEHSQKSSSSGLFSAISTSISGSNWSRDRVLPDDDRVIVDSSVFPTGPPVPLQLQKFVKYVDMSHLCRGPQDGPGYWLVTGARLNLVKGKISLQVKFSLLNLCSPSPSVTLRDLMYNVVDLEA, encoded by the exons ATGAGTGGTGACGATCACAGCATGATCGTGGAGAGGGCACTAAACAGCCTAGGCAAAGGATTTGATTTGACGTCAGATTTCCGACTGAAATACTGCAAAGGAGGCAAACAAAGATTGGTTGTGCTCAACGACACCGATAAAAGAGAACTCACAGTTCCTGGTTTCAGAACCATTCAGAACGTCTCCGTCGACATTAAATGTGACAAAGGCGACCGTACTCGTTACCAATCCGATATCCTCACCTTCAATCAG ATGTCGGAGTTTTTCAACCAAAGGTCGAGTGTGCCGGGGAAAATCCCATCAGGGCTGTTCAACGCTATGTTTGGATTCGACAGCGGTTCGTGGGCAAAGGATGCAGCAAACATCAAGCACTTGGCTCTTGATGGCTACTACATCATATTCTTCAATGTTCATATTGATAGATACCCTCTTGTTCTCGCCGACGAAGTCCGTGAGTCCGTTCCATCCACCTGGGATCCTCCTGCCCTTGCAAG ATTCATTGAGAAATATGGCACTCACATCGTCGTGGGATTGAGTGTTGGGGGCGAGGATGTTGTCTTAGTAAAGCAAGATAAATCTTCAAACATGCAGCCATCGGACCTCAAAAATCACTTGAATGAGCTTGGAGATCAGCAATTTACAGGGGCATGCAGTTTCTCCCCATCACACTCCAAATCCAAAGACCAAAAACACAAG GGTATTAGTGTGATATTCTATAAAAAAGGAGGCGATCTGCTGGCCAGCAGCCACTACGAGTGGCTTCTCACAGCTCCATCAATGCCGGACGCAATTCAGTTTAGTTTCATTCCGATCACTTCTCTGCTCAAAGATGTGCCAGGCAAGGGTTTCCTGTCGCATGCCATCAACCTCTATCTTCGAT ACAAGCCTCCAATAGATGATCTGCAGTACTTTCTGGACTTTCAAACCCACAAACTTTGGGCTCCTGTTCTCAATGGGTTGGCTCTAGGCCCAGCCTCCAATAggaagactcggtcccctgcaaTCCACGTCAACCGGATGGGTCCTAAACTATATGTAAACTCTGCGCAAGTTAGGGTTGCATTTAGGCCTGTCACGGGGATGCGCTTGTATCTTGAGGGCAGGAAAGCCAACAG GCTAGCCGTCCACCTCCAACATCTATCAAACACACCATTCATGTTGCAAAACAAGATAGATGACACACCAACATGGCGAGGATCGGATGAAATTGCCGACGACCGCTACTTTGAAGCCATAAACCGGAAAAAGATTTCCCATGTGTGCACTGTACCGGTAAAATACGACCCCAAATGGATGTCGTCCAAGAAAGATGCGTCCTTCATAGTGTCCGGGGTCCAGCTTGTTGTAAAGAAGCATGACACAAAGAATGTCCTCCATCTTCGGCTCTTGTTCTCCAAAGTCTCAGATCATTTCGTTGTCCAATCAAATTGGACTGAACCACCGTCGGAACATTCCCAAAAGTCGTCATCGTCCGGTCTCTTCAGTGCCATAAGTACATCGATTTCGGGGAGTAATTGGTCGAGAGATAGAGTACTGCCCGATGATGATCGAGTGATTGTGGATTCGAGTGTGTTCCCGACAGGGCCTCCGGTGCCGCTGCAGTTACAAAAGTTTGTGAAGTACGTGGACATGTCACATCTGTGTAGGGGCCCACAAGACGGTCCAGGGTATTGGTTGGTCACTGGAGCTAGGCTCAACTTAGTGAAGGGGAAGATAAGTTTGCAAGTCAAGTTCTCTTTGTTAAACTTATGTTCACCATCACCATCAGTCACCCTCCGAGATTTGATGTACAACGTTGTGGATTTGGaagcataa
- the LOC103452233 gene encoding loganic acid O-methyltransferase-like: protein MAEGDRTMLSGSADPMNLNGDHENRAKPVTGPLPMNGGNGTYSYSKNSSYQKESADLEKGKIIEEIEEKLDMKKLSSFSNTICLADLGCSTGPNTFMIIQEILEAMQRKHRSQLSQSCPKADQQYSDDHQMPEFQVFFNDLEANDFNTLFTSLPQDRKYFAAGVPGSFHRRLFPESSIHFVHTSSSLHWISKSPEVLQNKDSPAWNKGRIHYTSAPDEVVDAYAAQFAEDMKNFLNVRATELVPGGMMVMILSGIPKGMPYSEIPAGMLYNCISSSLMDMAKEGIIEESEVDSFNLPYYAASLEEMEEIVEKNGCFKIERMESSNPAAWLQNRPVDIPTLVKHVRAAVEGMFARHFGSEVMDEMFGRVTDKLLDISDLVNSRRDEKSQLLAVLKRK, encoded by the exons ATGGCAGAAGGGGATCGAACGATGTTGTCGGGTTCAGCTGATCCCATGAATCTCAACGGAGATCATGAAAATAGAGCGAAACCGGTCACAGGTCCGCTGCCTATGAACGGTGGAAATGGCACTTACAGCTACTCCAAGAACTCCTCCTACCAG AAAGAATCTGCTGATCTTGAGAAGGGAAAAATCATTGAGGAAATTGAGGAGAAGCTTGATATGAAAAAACTCTCATCTTTTTCAAACACCATTTGTCTAGCAGACTTGGGATGTTCCACTGGACCAAACACTTTCATGATAATTCAAGAAATACTAGAAGCTATGCAACGCAAACACCGATCCCAATTATCCCAATCATGTCCCAAAGCTGATCAACAGTACTCTGATGATCATCAAATgcctgaatttcaagtcttctTTAACGACCTAGAGGCGAATGACTTCAATACCCTCTTCACCTCTCTCCCACAAGACAGGAAATACTTTGCAGCCGGCGTGCCCGGTTCTTTCCATCGCCGTTTGTTTCCCGAGTCGTCTATCCACTTTGTACATACCTCATCTAGTCTTCATTGGATCTCCAAGTCGCCTGAAGTATTGCAAAACAAGGACTCTCCGGCGTGGAACAAGGGCAGGATTCATTACACAAGTGCCCCGGATGAAGTGGTTGATGCTTACGCGGCGCAGTTTGCCGAGGACATGAAGAACTTTTTGAATGTTAGGGCCACAGAGCTTGTGCCTGGAGGAATGATGGTAATGATCTTGTCTGGAATCCCCAAAGGGATGCCTTATTCTGAAATCCCAGCGGGTATGTTGTACAATTGTATATCGTCTAGCCTCATGGATATGGCAAAAGAG GGAATAATTGAAGAAAGTGAAGTGGATTCCTTCAACTTGCCATATTATGCAGCCTCGTTAGAGGAGATGGAGGAGATAGTAGAGAAAAACGGGTGTTTTAAGATAGAGAGAATGGAGTCGTCAAACCCAGCAGCATGGCTGCAAAATCGTCCAGTTGACATACCAACTTTGGTGAAACATGTAAGGGCTGCAGTGGAGGGGATGTTTGCCAGACACTTTGGAAGTGAGGTCATGGATGAAATGTTCGGAAGAGTGACCGATAAACTTCTAGACATTTCCGACCTCGTAAACTCACGGCGCGACGAGAAAAGTCAGTTGCTTGCTGTTCTCAAACGCAAATGA
- the LOC103451530 gene encoding probable RNA-dependent RNA polymerase 1, translating into MSRTIRLHGFTSGVTAEAVVRLLEKETGKGSVYAVRLRKAKDGRRYYATVQFDTTKNADLIHYMASARNLYYGASYLNSWKLDQDIVPKPRGSLHTFENIKLDFGCKIATNKLFSFWNMNNVSVDFGIGLRKLVCRLKYDALEYMIELSYENIWQIELHRPRGCAAKHLLIQMYGAPRISKKVIRSSGQAYEDLGMTYFMDSDDQWVRTTDFTPSRAIGQSFALSLELPHSLQLPDFRENFPGYEEIEGNLVLEVGPPYSCNPSLGPMVCPPRGVNVYVPYDILFKVHSLLQLGYLSGPTLDVIFYKMVDPHRFDRACIEYALEKLYNLKETCYKPSEWLNEQYRKYLTSKRRPQSSVISLDSGLVYVRRVQITPCRVFSSGPEVNVSNRVLRNYPDDIDNFIRVSFVDEEMDRVYSSDLLPRTSAAYEDGKTDIYKRILFILRNGIVIGEKKFEFLAFSSSQLRENSMWMFASRRGLTAANIREWMGDFRRIKNVAKYAARLGQSFGSSTETLNVGKHEMEVIPDVENNKYVFSDGIGKISADFAKKVASKCGFNGTPSAFQIRYGGYKGVVAVDPTSSMKLSLRRSMSKYESENTKLDVLACSKIQPCFLNRQLISLLSTLGVPDPAFMKKQKAAVQQLNAILTDPLKAQEALDLMSAGETTNCLKELLICGYKPDVEPFISMMLQTFRASKLLELRTKTRIFIPDGRAMMGCLDETRTLEYGEVFVQFSGNRHTVSASNQRFIIVGKVAVAKNPCLHPGDVRVLKAVDVPELYHMVDCVVFPQKGPRPHPNECSGSDLDGDIYYVCWDEELIPRKQIEPMDYTPAPTIELDHDVTIEEVEEYFVNYMVNDSLGIIANAHTVFADKDPLKAMSAECIELAKLFSIAVDFPKTGVPAVIPPHLYAKEYPDFMEKLDKPTYQSSNVIGALFREVKDIAPHESSITSFTRQVAKQSYDSDMVVDGYEDYIEDAIYYKGNYDYKLGNLMEYYGIKTEAEILSGSVMRMSKSFTKRRDAESINVAVRSLRKEARAWFNEKGTGLDSGADDVYAKASAWYHVTYHPDYFGTYNEGLNRDHFISFPWCVYDKLVLIKKDKASIRMSSLESQFWDGLHLS; encoded by the exons ATGAGTAGGACGATAAGGTTGCATGGATTCACTTCCGGTGTGACTGCAGAAGCAGTTGTGCGGTTGCTGGAGAAAGAAACAGGAAAAGGATCTGTCTATGCTGTGAGATTAAGAAAAGCCAAAGATGGGAGAAGATATTATGCTACTGTTCAGTTTGACACCACCAAAAATGCTGATCTTATTCACTACATGGCCAGTGCTAGAAACTTGTACTATGGCGCTTCCTATCTGAATTCTTGGAAGCTGGATCAGGATATTGTACCAAAGCCAAGAGGCTCTTTGCATACCTTTGAAAACATAAAGCTGGATTTTGGCTGCAAGATCGCAACAAATAAGCTATTTAGTTTCTGGAATATGAACAATGTTTCAGTGGATTTTGGGATTGGATTGCGGAAACTAGTTTGTCGTCTGAAATATGACGCTCTGGAGTATATGATCGAACTTTCCTATGAAAACATCTGGCAGATTGAGTTGCATCGTCCACGCGGTTGTGCTGCTAAGCATCTTCTGATTCAG ATGTACGGAGCACCTCGGATTTCTAAGAAAGTCATACGCTCTTCAGGACAAGCATATGAAGATCTTGGTATGACCTATTTCATGGACTCTGATGATCAATGGGTCAGGACTACTGATTTCACTCCATCACGTGCTATTGGGCAGTCTTTTGCATTAAGCTTGGAGCTTCCTCATAGTCTCCAACTTCCAGATTTTCGAGAAAACTTTCCTGGGTATGAAGAGATTGAAGGTAACCTTGTCTTGGAGGTTGGTCCCCCTTATTCTTGCAACCCGAGTCTGGGTCCCATGGTTTGTCCTCCTCGAGGTGTCAATGTGTATGTGCCATATGATATCTTGTTTAAAGTTCATTCTCTGCTTCAGCTTGGGTATCTTTCAGGGCCAACACTTGATGTTATATTTTATAAGATGGTTGATCCGCACAGATTTGATCGTGCATGTATAGAGTATGCCCTAGAGAAATTATATAATTTGAAAGAGACCTGCTATAAACCTTCAGAGTGGCTTAATGAGCAGTACAGGAAGTACCTCACGTCAAAGAGACGTCCACAGTCATCTGTCATATCCTTAGATTCTGGGTTGGTATATGTACGCAGGGTCCAAATTACACCATGTCGTGTATTTTCTTCTGGTCCTGAGGTCAATGTCTCAAATCGTGTACTACGCAATTATCCAGATGATATTGATAACTTCATTCGTGTTTCCTTTGTTGACGAGGAGATGGATCGAGTTTATTCTTCAGATTTGCTTCCACGTACTTCTGCTGCCTATGAGGATGGGAAAACCGACATCTACAAGCGGATTCTTTTTATTCTCAGAAACGGCATAGTAATTGGTGAAAAGAAATTCGAGTTTCTCGCATTCTCATCAAGTCAATTGCGAGAGAATTCTATGTGGATGTTTGCTTCAAGACGGGGACTTACTGCAGCCAATATAAGAGAGTGGATGGGGGATTTTCGTCGTATAAAAAATGTAGCAAAATATGCTGCCAGATTAGGTCAATCCTTTGGTTCGTCCACTGAAACTTTAAATGTTGGAAAACATGAAATGGAAGTTATTCCCGATGTAGAAAACAATAAATATGTCTTCTCCGATGGGATTGGGAAAATATCTGCTGATTTTGCTAAGAAAGTGGCCTCAAAATGTGGCTTTAATGGGACTCCATCTGCCTTTCAGATTCGATATGGTGGGTACAAAGGTGTGGTGGCCGTTGATCCAACTTCATCAATGAAATTATCATTGAGGAGGAGCATGTCCAAGTATGAATCAGAAAACACAAAGTTAGACGTTTTAGCATGTAGCAAGATTCAACCTTGTTTTCTGAACCGCCAGTTGATAAGTCTTTTATCCACCCTTGGGGTTCCAGATCCTGCTTTCATGAAAAAACAAAAGGCAGCTGTACAACAATTGAATGCTATATTGACTGACCCACTAAAAGCACAAGAGGCTCTGGATTTGATGTCTGCAGGGGAGACTACCAACTGCTTGAAGGAATTGCTTATATGTGGTTATAAACCTGATGTTGAACCCTTCATTTCAATGATGCTGCAAACATTTCGGGCATCAAAGTTGCTAGAGTTGCGGACGAAAACAAGAATCTTTATTCCAGATGGACGAGCAATGATGGGATGTCTAGATGAAACCAGAACATTGGAATATGGTGAGGTGTTTGTGCAATTCTCTGGTAACAGGCATACTGTAAGTGCATCAAACCAGCGATTCATTATTGTGGGGAAGGTAGCTGTTGCTAAGAACCCTTGTTTGCACCCTGGCGATGTACGTGTTTTAAAGGCTGTGGATGTGCCAGAGTTGTACCATATGGTTGATTGTGTTGTTTTTCCCCAAAAAGGACCAAG ACCTCATCCAAATGAATGTTCGGGAAGTGATCTTGATGGAGATATCTACTATGTCTGTTGGGACGAAGAACTAATTCCTCGGAAGCAAATCGAACCCATGGATTACACCCCAGCACCAACTATAGAATTGGATCATGATGTCACAATTGAG GAAGTTGAAGAATATTTTGTGAACTACATGGTCAATGATAGCTTGGGCATAATTGCCAATGCCCACACTGTGTTTGCAGACAAAGATCCCTTAAAAGCAATGAGCGCAGAATGTATAGAGCTTGCAAAGCTATTTTCAATTGCCGTTGACTTTCCAAAAACTGGTGTGCCGGCTGTAATACCTCCACATTTATATGCCAAGGAATATCCAGATTTCATGGAAAAACTTGACAAACCCACCTATCAGTCATCCAATGTAATTGGAGCTCTTTTTCGTGAGGTGAAGGACATTGCGCCTCATGAAAGCTCTATCACATCCTTCACTCGTCAAGTGGCGAAGCAGTCATACGACTCTGACATGGTAGTTGATGGCTATGAGGATTACATTGAAGATGCTATCTATTACAAGGGCAATTATGATTACAAGTTGGGAAATCTGATGGAGTATTATGGGATCAAGACAGAGGCTGAAATACTTAGTGGGAGTGTTATGAGAATGTCAAAATCTTTCACTAAGAGGCGGGATGCAGAGTCTATAAACGTGGCTGTGAGATCGTTGAGGAAGGAAGCTAGGGCGTGGTTCAATGAGAAGGGAACTGGTTTAGATTCCGGAGCTGATGATGTATATGCCAAAGCTTCAGCTTGGTACCATGTCACATATCATCCTGattattttggtacatacaaCGAGGGGCTGAATCGTGACCATTTCATCAGCTTTCCATGGTGCGTTTATGACAAGCTCGTCCTCATCAAAAAGGATAAAGCAAGTATACGCATGTCATCTCTAGAAAGCCAATTCTGGGATGGGTTGCATTTGAGTTGA
- the LOC103451528 gene encoding MACPF domain-containing protein At1g14780 isoform X1, protein MSGDDHSMIVERALNSLGKGFDLTSDFRLKYCKGGKQRLVVLNDTDKRELTVPGFRTIQNVSVDIKCDKGDRTRYQSDILTFNQMSEFFNQRSSVPGKIPSGLFNAMFGFDSGSWAKDAANIKHLALDGYYIIFFNVHIDRYPLVLADEVRESVPSTWDPPALARFIEKYGTHIVVGLSVGGEDVVLVKQDKSSNMQPSDLKNHLNELGDQQFTGACSFSPSHSKSKDQKHKAPQTISVFHDPQLAINGFSTTKSKDGISVIFYKKGGDLLASSHYEWLLTAPSMPDAIQFSFIPITSLLKDVPGKGFLSHAINLYLRYKPPIDDLQYFLDFQTHKLWAPVLNGLALGPASNRKTRSPAIHVNRMGPKLYVNSAQVRVAFRPVTGMRLYLEGRKANRLAVHLQHLSNTPFMLQNKIDDTPTWRGSDEIADDRYFEAINRKKISHVCTVPVKYDPKWMSSKKDASFIVSGVQLVVKKHDTKNVLHLRLLFSKVSDHFVVQSNWTEPPSEHSQKSSSSGLFSAISTSISGSNWSRDRVLPDDDRVIVDSSVFPTGPPVPLQLQKFVKYVDMSHLCRGPQDGPGYWLVTGARLNLVKGKISLQVKFSLLNLCSPSPSVTLRDLMYNVVDLEA, encoded by the exons ATGAGTGGTGACGATCACAGCATGATCGTGGAGAGGGCACTAAACAGCCTAGGCAAAGGATTTGATTTGACGTCAGATTTCCGACTGAAATACTGCAAAGGAGGCAAACAAAGATTGGTTGTGCTCAACGACACCGATAAAAGAGAACTCACAGTTCCTGGTTTCAGAACCATTCAGAACGTCTCCGTCGACATTAAATGTGACAAAGGCGACCGTACTCGTTACCAATCCGATATCCTCACCTTCAATCAG ATGTCGGAGTTTTTCAACCAAAGGTCGAGTGTGCCGGGGAAAATCCCATCAGGGCTGTTCAACGCTATGTTTGGATTCGACAGCGGTTCGTGGGCAAAGGATGCAGCAAACATCAAGCACTTGGCTCTTGATGGCTACTACATCATATTCTTCAATGTTCATATTGATAGATACCCTCTTGTTCTCGCCGACGAAGTCCGTGAGTCCGTTCCATCCACCTGGGATCCTCCTGCCCTTGCAAG ATTCATTGAGAAATATGGCACTCACATCGTCGTGGGATTGAGTGTTGGGGGCGAGGATGTTGTCTTAGTAAAGCAAGATAAATCTTCAAACATGCAGCCATCGGACCTCAAAAATCACTTGAATGAGCTTGGAGATCAGCAATTTACAGGGGCATGCAGTTTCTCCCCATCACACTCCAAATCCAAAGACCAAAAACACAAG GCACCACAGACAATCAGTGTCTTTCATGATCCTCAGTTGGCCATTAATGGCTTCTCAACCACAAAATCAAAAGAT GGTATTAGTGTGATATTCTATAAAAAAGGAGGCGATCTGCTGGCCAGCAGCCACTACGAGTGGCTTCTCACAGCTCCATCAATGCCGGACGCAATTCAGTTTAGTTTCATTCCGATCACTTCTCTGCTCAAAGATGTGCCAGGCAAGGGTTTCCTGTCGCATGCCATCAACCTCTATCTTCGAT ACAAGCCTCCAATAGATGATCTGCAGTACTTTCTGGACTTTCAAACCCACAAACTTTGGGCTCCTGTTCTCAATGGGTTGGCTCTAGGCCCAGCCTCCAATAggaagactcggtcccctgcaaTCCACGTCAACCGGATGGGTCCTAAACTATATGTAAACTCTGCGCAAGTTAGGGTTGCATTTAGGCCTGTCACGGGGATGCGCTTGTATCTTGAGGGCAGGAAAGCCAACAG GCTAGCCGTCCACCTCCAACATCTATCAAACACACCATTCATGTTGCAAAACAAGATAGATGACACACCAACATGGCGAGGATCGGATGAAATTGCCGACGACCGCTACTTTGAAGCCATAAACCGGAAAAAGATTTCCCATGTGTGCACTGTACCGGTAAAATACGACCCCAAATGGATGTCGTCCAAGAAAGATGCGTCCTTCATAGTGTCCGGGGTCCAGCTTGTTGTAAAGAAGCATGACACAAAGAATGTCCTCCATCTTCGGCTCTTGTTCTCCAAAGTCTCAGATCATTTCGTTGTCCAATCAAATTGGACTGAACCACCGTCGGAACATTCCCAAAAGTCGTCATCGTCCGGTCTCTTCAGTGCCATAAGTACATCGATTTCGGGGAGTAATTGGTCGAGAGATAGAGTACTGCCCGATGATGATCGAGTGATTGTGGATTCGAGTGTGTTCCCGACAGGGCCTCCGGTGCCGCTGCAGTTACAAAAGTTTGTGAAGTACGTGGACATGTCACATCTGTGTAGGGGCCCACAAGACGGTCCAGGGTATTGGTTGGTCACTGGAGCTAGGCTCAACTTAGTGAAGGGGAAGATAAGTTTGCAAGTCAAGTTCTCTTTGTTAAACTTATGTTCACCATCACCATCAGTCACCCTCCGAGATTTGATGTACAACGTTGTGGATTTGGaagcataa